From the genome of Terriglobales bacterium, one region includes:
- a CDS encoding M23 family metallopeptidase: protein MRKRLYILLVTRDSDGELKKIPIPLHYLYVFLAGALIGMFTITGMAGSYTRMLMKVARFNQLRTEKQALESRYEKLERVAQEKDLQVASLGSLASEVSLLYGLKTDPLLTEALGAQFSDEQFATSLDRLYQLKTSAMTGATSLAIGFNFGPRGGATVADWLQLAAAPHLWPVEGRVTGSFGERRDPFNGEGAFHSGVDISSCYGCPIVAPAAGIVVFADSMAGYGRMVVLVHGNNISTRFGHLSGFAVTPGQSVRRGDVIGYVGLSGRSTGPHVHYEVRIFDAPVNPYKYLRTTLAHSSAGTADSGS, encoded by the coding sequence TTGCGGAAGCGCTTGTACATTCTGCTGGTAACCCGCGACTCCGACGGCGAACTGAAGAAGATTCCCATTCCCCTTCATTACCTTTATGTATTCCTGGCCGGCGCCCTGATTGGCATGTTCACCATCACCGGCATGGCCGGTTCTTACACCCGCATGCTGATGAAAGTGGCGCGCTTCAACCAGTTGCGAACCGAGAAGCAGGCGCTGGAGAGCCGCTACGAAAAGCTGGAGCGGGTGGCCCAGGAAAAGGACCTGCAGGTGGCCTCCTTGGGTTCGCTGGCCAGCGAGGTTTCGCTGCTCTACGGACTGAAAACCGATCCCTTGCTGACCGAGGCCCTGGGCGCCCAGTTCAGCGACGAGCAATTCGCCACCTCGCTCGACCGCCTTTACCAGCTCAAGACCTCAGCCATGACCGGCGCTACCTCGCTGGCCATCGGCTTCAATTTCGGCCCCCGGGGCGGAGCCACGGTGGCCGACTGGCTCCAGCTCGCGGCCGCGCCGCACCTTTGGCCGGTGGAGGGTCGTGTGACCGGCTCCTTCGGCGAGCGCCGTGACCCGTTCAACGGTGAGGGAGCCTTCCACAGCGGGGTGGACATCTCTTCCTGCTACGGATGCCCGATTGTAGCGCCCGCGGCGGGCATCGTCGTCTTCGCCGACTCCATGGCCGGCTACGGACGCATGGTCGTGCTGGTGCACGGCAACAACATCTCCACCCGCTTCGGTCACCTTTCTGGATTCGCCGTCACGCCCGGGCAGAGCGTGCGCCGCGGCGACGTCATCGGCTACGTCGGCTTGAGCGGCCGCTCCACCGGTCCCCACGTGCACTACGAGGTCCGCATCTTCGACGCCCCCGTCAACCCCTACAAGTATCTGCGCACCACCCTGGCCCACTCCTCGGCCGGCACGGCGGATTCGGGCTCTTAA
- a CDS encoding alpha/beta fold hydrolase: protein MSSRVYEFGPFRLDVPERQFLCGSEHIPLRAKVFDTLALLVENHGRLLTKDELMKAVWPDAVVEENNLNHNISVLRKALGEKATGQAYIETVPRVGYRFVAEVKQAMGAAPPAPSAAAAVTLPVRQEIRFCTARDGARIAYSTVGSGPPLVKAANWMNHLEFEWHSPIWSHWISELTRRHTVIRYDERGNGLSDWDVEDLSFEAWVEDLETVVNAAGVQRFALLGISQGGAVACAYAARHPERVSHLVLYGAFARGWLHRGSPEDVEQRNALITLVRLGWGKNSPAFRQVWTNIFIPGGSAEQMDWFNELQRVSASPQNAAELLLAAGRLEVVDVLPRIRVPTLVLHCEKDRAVPMNEGRLLAASIPGARFVPLPGRNHLVWPTEPAWPIFLRELGAFLGWESEA from the coding sequence ATGTCCAGCCGGGTCTACGAGTTCGGCCCCTTTCGCCTCGATGTCCCGGAGCGTCAGTTCCTGTGCGGCTCCGAGCACATTCCCCTGCGTGCCAAGGTCTTCGACACGCTCGCCCTGCTGGTGGAAAACCACGGCCGCCTGCTTACCAAGGACGAACTGATGAAAGCCGTCTGGCCGGACGCCGTTGTGGAAGAGAACAACCTGAATCACAACATCTCCGTGCTGCGCAAGGCGTTGGGAGAAAAGGCCACCGGCCAGGCCTACATCGAGACCGTGCCGCGCGTCGGCTACCGCTTCGTGGCCGAAGTGAAGCAAGCCATGGGCGCGGCGCCGCCCGCCCCGTCCGCCGCAGCCGCGGTCACGCTTCCCGTCCGCCAGGAAATCCGCTTCTGCACCGCGCGGGACGGCGCGCGCATCGCCTATTCCACCGTGGGTTCTGGGCCGCCCCTGGTCAAGGCCGCCAACTGGATGAACCACCTCGAGTTCGAATGGCACAGCCCCATCTGGAGCCACTGGATCAGCGAGCTTACCCGGCGCCACACCGTCATCCGCTACGACGAGCGCGGTAACGGCCTTTCCGACTGGGACGTCGAAGATCTTTCCTTCGAAGCCTGGGTCGAGGACTTGGAGACGGTGGTGAACGCAGCCGGTGTGCAGCGCTTCGCTCTGCTCGGCATCTCCCAGGGAGGCGCCGTGGCCTGCGCCTATGCGGCTCGCCATCCCGAGCGCGTCAGCCACCTCGTGCTGTACGGCGCTTTTGCCCGCGGCTGGTTGCACCGCGGGTCGCCCGAGGACGTTGAGCAGCGCAATGCGCTCATTACCCTCGTCCGCCTGGGGTGGGGAAAAAACAGCCCGGCCTTCCGCCAGGTGTGGACCAACATCTTCATCCCCGGGGGCTCAGCGGAACAGATGGATTGGTTCAACGAGTTGCAGCGCGTCTCGGCGTCGCCGCAGAACGCCGCCGAACTGCTGCTGGCGGCCGGACGCCTCGAGGTGGTCGATGTCCTTCCCCGCATCCGCGTGCCCACCCTCGTCCTGCACTGCGAGAAGGACAGGGCCGTGCCCATGAACGAAGGACGTTTGCTCGCTGCTTCCATCCCCGGCGCCCGTTTCGTTCCGCTGCCCGGACGCAATCATCTCGTCTGGCCCACTGAGCCCGCCTGGCCCATCTTCCTCCGCGAACTCGGTGCCTTCCTGGGCTGGGAAAGTGAAGCCTGA
- a CDS encoding selenium-binding family protein, giving the protein MNWKPDQTFYPSPKMAIEAAPEKLGYLSLMEPTRTKPDAMAVVDLDPASKSYGRIVSQLDMPNAGDELHHFGWNACSSCLCPASPHPHMERRYLVVPGLRSSRIHILDTKPDPKNLKLTKVIEPEEVMKKTGYSRAHTSHCGPDAIYMNALGSAEGKGPGGIFMLDAETFDVKGPWEKDRGPQYLSYDFWWHLGHDTMITSEWGTPDMVENGPNPELLLAGKYGHALHVWDLRRRTHQQVLDLGAEQQMVLELRPAHDPTESYGFVGVVTSLKDLSASVWLWYREGSNGNGEWKIRKVIEIPAEPAAAEDLPPLLKGFGAVPPFVTDINLSLDDRFLYVSCWGTGEFLQYDVSDPFNPVKTGSVRIGGIVQRTAHPSQPKKPLNGGPQMVEVSRDGKRVYVTNSLYASWDETFYPDGIRGWMVKLNVGKEGGMELDERFLLETDLRPHQVRLQGGDASSDSYCFA; this is encoded by the coding sequence ATGAACTGGAAACCTGACCAAACCTTTTATCCGTCGCCCAAGATGGCAATCGAGGCAGCGCCGGAGAAGCTGGGCTACCTGTCCCTGATGGAACCGACGCGCACGAAACCGGACGCCATGGCGGTGGTGGACCTGGATCCGGCCTCGAAGAGCTACGGGCGGATCGTCAGCCAGCTCGACATGCCGAACGCGGGCGACGAGCTGCATCACTTCGGCTGGAACGCATGCAGCTCGTGCCTGTGCCCGGCGTCGCCGCATCCGCACATGGAGCGGAGGTACCTGGTGGTCCCGGGCCTGCGCTCCTCGCGCATCCACATCCTGGACACCAAGCCCGACCCGAAAAACCTGAAGCTGACGAAAGTGATCGAGCCGGAAGAGGTGATGAAGAAGACAGGCTACAGCCGCGCACACACCTCACACTGCGGTCCTGACGCGATCTACATGAACGCGCTGGGCTCGGCGGAAGGCAAGGGACCGGGCGGCATCTTCATGCTGGACGCCGAGACCTTCGACGTCAAAGGCCCCTGGGAGAAGGACCGCGGCCCGCAATATCTATCCTACGATTTCTGGTGGCACCTGGGGCACGACACCATGATCACCAGCGAGTGGGGCACGCCGGACATGGTGGAAAACGGCCCCAATCCGGAACTGCTGCTGGCGGGAAAGTACGGGCACGCGCTGCACGTGTGGGACCTGCGGCGGCGCACACATCAGCAGGTGCTGGATCTGGGCGCGGAGCAGCAGATGGTGCTGGAGCTGCGTCCGGCGCACGACCCGACCGAAAGCTACGGGTTCGTGGGCGTGGTGACCTCGCTCAAGGACCTTTCCGCGTCGGTGTGGTTGTGGTACCGGGAAGGCTCGAACGGCAACGGAGAATGGAAGATCCGCAAGGTGATCGAGATTCCCGCCGAGCCGGCTGCGGCCGAGGACCTGCCGCCGCTGCTCAAGGGATTCGGAGCGGTGCCGCCGTTCGTGACCGACATCAACCTGTCGCTCGACGATCGCTTCCTCTACGTCTCCTGCTGGGGCACGGGCGAGTTCCTGCAGTACGACGTCAGCGATCCGTTCAACCCGGTGAAAACGGGATCGGTGCGGATCGGCGGCATCGTGCAGCGCACGGCGCACCCTTCGCAACCGAAGAAACCGCTGAACGGCGGCCCGCAGATGGTCGAAGTCAGCCGCGACGGCAAGCGCGTCTACGTGACCAACTCGCTGTACGCCAGTTGGGATGAGACGTTCTATCCCGACGGCATCCGCGGCTGGATGGTGAAGCTGAACGTGGGCAAAGAAGGCGGCATGGAGTTGGACGAGCGGTTCCTGCTGGAAACCGACCTGCGCCCGCACCAGGTTCGCCTGCAGGGCGGCGACGCCTCTTCCGATTCCTACTGCTTCGCGTGA
- a CDS encoding DUF4242 domain-containing protein encodes MPKYVIEREIKGAGELTSAELRHVSEHSCKVIDQLGRNVQWVTSYVTDDKLYCIYIAPDAEAIREHARLGGFPANRISEVRTTIDPTTAEARATVDAAFVSALEDTQAETRN; translated from the coding sequence GTGCCGAAATACGTGATCGAGCGGGAGATCAAGGGAGCCGGCGAGCTGACCAGCGCCGAGCTTCGTCATGTTTCCGAGCATTCCTGCAAGGTGATCGACCAACTGGGACGAAACGTGCAGTGGGTGACGAGCTACGTGACGGACGACAAGTTGTACTGCATCTATATCGCCCCGGACGCTGAGGCCATCCGGGAGCACGCCAGGTTGGGAGGGTTCCCAGCCAACCGGATCTCGGAGGTGCGGACGACGATCGATCCCACCACTGCTGAGGCCCGGGCCACCGTGGACGCCGCCTTCGTGTCCGCTCTGGAAGACACGCAGGCCGAGACCAGGAACTGA